CTCAAACACGAAAAACCCAAAAGCACTGGAGACCGAAATGACACTCAGACGCGGCATCAACAGCAAGTATGCATCCAAGGATTTCCTGCAACGCGGCCTGCGTTCCATGTTCCCGAACTACAAGACCGAAAATGAGGAAAATTCCGGAACGATCCCCCCCCCTGAACACGGAGAAAAAGGAAAAGGACGCAGTCAAATAGCCAGAAGCAGGAAGGCCCCGACAACATATGTTGTCGGGGCCTTCCTGCTTCTGGAAAACGGCACGGCGTCCCGAACAGGGGGGGACACATTGGGGGTACACTCCTTGTTTCGAGCGCAAAAGAAAGGGGTTACGCGGTAACCACGCAACCCCTTGAAATCTGGCGGAGAAGGAGGGATTTGAACCCTCGATACGGCTCTACACCGCATACACGCTTAGCAGGCGTGCGCCTTCAGCCAACTCGGCCACTTCTCCAGTATGGTCGGGACGTTCGCAGGCAACGTCGCCGAGGCAAAGGGACTACCCTTTCGGGTTGTCCCTGTCAAGCGTATTCCAGCTATTTCTCGGACTTTTCCTTGCGCCTGCGCTTGGAATCGCGCTCCCACTTCTGCTCATGGCGACGGGTCTTTGCACCGCCCTTGCGGTCGCGGCCCGGGCCACGCTTGCCGATGCGGGAAATGCCGCGCCGAACCTCGCGCTCCTTCTTCTCATGGCTGGAACGAAGCACCACGTTGATGGGCGCGTACTGAATGTGACACATCTTGCGAATCTGGTTCTCCAGATACCGGACGTAGGATTCCCGAACAATGGTGTGGTCATTGACGAAAAACACGAAGGTGGGAATTTCCTCGTCCGCCTGAGTCACATAGTAGAACTTGGGCCGCCTGCGCTTGACCACGGGAGGCTGATGCTGCTGAAGCGCGAGCTCGAAGGTGCGGTTGAGTTCGCCCGTGCCCACACGCACCTGACACTCTTCAAGGATGGTTTCGGCCAAGGGAAGAATCTTGCCCACGCCCACGCCCTTGGTGGCGGAAGTCATGACAACCGGCACGTGCGGCACGATGCGCAATTCCCTGCGGAACTCGTCCATGACGTACTGCGTCTCGGCATGCGGTACCTGGTCGATCTTGTTGACCGCAACCATGAACGGCACCTTTTCGCGGGCCAGAAACTCGATGAGCCGCAGATCCTGCCGCCCCACGCCCAAAACCGCGTCGATGACCAGCAGGGTCACGTCGGACCGACGGGAATTCTTGAGCGCACGAATCACGCTGATCTTTTCGAGCTGTTCCAGAATGTTGGAGCGCTTGCGGATGCCTGCGGTGTCCACGAAGGTGAACCGTCTGCCACGCGCCTCGAAGGTCACGTCAATCGTGTCCCGGGTGGTACCGGCCACATCGCTGACAATGACCCGATTCTGGCCAGTGATCCTGTTCACCAGCGAGGACTTGCCCGCATTGGGCCGTCCGAGCATGGCCAGACGAAGCCCCTGATCGCGCTCTCCCTCCTCGTCCTCGGGCAGGCCGAGATCGAGCACGAGCTTGCGCACGGCGTCACGCACCTCGTTGAGGTTGTAGCCGTGCGCAGCGGAAACCGGCATCAGGTTCAGGCCGAAGGAATGAAAATCCGCTGTCGCCTCATGGGCGAACTCGGTACCGTCGACCTTGTTCACGAGCAGCAGCATGGGCTTGCCGCTCCGGCGCACGTATTCCGCGGCCTGCTGATCCAAAGGGTTCAATCCTTCCTTGCCGTCCACCACGAACACGATGGCATGGGCCTCTTCAATGGCCTCGCGCGCCTGTTCGAAAATTTCGTCCTCAAAATCCTTGGACAGTTCGGGAGTGGCCTCGGACTCCATGACCATGCCGCCGGTGTCCACAAGGCCGAAAACCGTGCCCTTCATGTTGCATTCACTGAAGACACGATCGCGCGTGACGCCGGCCATGTCGTGAGTGATGGCCACGGACTTGCGCAGCAATCTGTTGAATAACGTGGACTTGCCCACATTGGGCCGTCCCACCAAAGCAACTATGGGGAGCATATAAGCCTCCAGCGTGCCGGCGTGCCGGACAGAATCCGGGCCGGACGTGAACGTTTTCGGGCGGCGAGAAATCGCATGCCGCGCGACACGAAAGCACCGCGCCCGCCTGTACAGGGAGCGCGGTGATTAGCGTAATCGCATTTGATTGTCGAGTCTATTCTTCTTCAAACAGCTTTCTGATGGCCTGATCATAGGGCGGGTACAGCACGCCCTTCTCCGTGACGATGCCCGTTATCAGCTCGTTGGGAGTGGGATCGAACGCCAGATTGTAGACCTCCACGCCCTCGGGCGGAATGCGATGGTCCCCGATGTGGGTCACCTCGCGCGGGTCGCGGTCTTCGATGGGCACATCGTCGCCCGTGGGCGTTTCGGGATCGATGGTATAGACCGGAGCCGCCACGTAGAACGGCACGTTGAACCGCTTGGCAATGATGGCCACGCCAAACGTGCCGATCTTGTTCACGGCATCACCGTTGGCAGCAATGCGGTCAGCGCCCACAACGACCTTGTCCACCAGCCCGCGCTTCATGAGCAGGGCGCAGGCATTGTCGCAGGCCACCTTGACCGGAATGCCGTCCTTGTGCAGCTCGTAGGCGGTCAGACGCGCGCCCTGCAGAAAGGGCCGGGTCTCGTTGGCAATGACCGACACCTTCTTGCCCTGATCAATGGCTCCCCGGATCACGCCCAGAGCCGTGCCATAGCCTGCGGTTGCGAGCGCTCCGGCATTGCAGTGGGTCATGACCGTATCGCCATCGTCGATGAGCTCGCCGCCGAACCGGCCAATGGCCTCGCACATGGCGATGTCGCCCGCGTGAACAGCCTTGGCGCGCTCCAGCCATGTGGTCAGCAGTTCGTCAAGGGAAACGTCGCCCGCTTCCTTCCAGACGCGGCGCATCTCGCGCACGGCCCAGCGCAGATTCACTGCCGTGGGCCGGGCCTTCTCGATCTGGTCGAGCCTGGCCTCCAGATTGGTCTTCCAGTCGCCGCCCATGCCCTGCACCTCGCGTCCGGCAAGATAGCAGCCGTAGGCAGCGGTCACGCCAATGGCGGGAGCACCGCGCACCACCATGACCACAAGGGCAAAACAGATGTCGTCCGTGGTCCGGCACTCGAACCAGTCCTCGCGGTTGGGCAGGTAACGCTGGTCAAGCAGGATCAGGGCATCCTTGTCCGGGGAATACTGAATGTGTTCGGTCATGGGAAGGCCTCCGGCGCTGTGAAATGTGTTCTGGAGAATATTGAAAATATTTCAGGAAAACCATTGCTTCTGCCGGGACAAACAATTCCCGAAAACGCAACACCCTGAATTTCAGGATTATATGCAGAGCAGGGGCCGTATTCAAACAGCCCCTGCTCTGCTCCTTACGAAAATTTCCTGTTGATGAGCTGGGAGACCACGCCCGGGTTGGCCTGACCGCGCGTCTTGCGCATGATCTGGCCCATGAAGAAACTCATGAGCTTCTTCTTGCCGCCGCGGAATGCCTCGACCTCGTCGGGATTCTCGGCCAGCACCTCGTCAACCACGGCCTCCAGCGCAGACGTGTCGGACATCTGCACCATGCCCTTGGCCTTGACGTGCGCCTCGGGGTCATCCCCGGATTCGCACAGGTCGCGGAACACCTTCTTGCCGATCTTGTTGGAGATCACGTCGTCGTCCACCAGCCTGACCAGCTTGGCCAGACCTTCGGGAACCAGCTTGCATTCGCAGGCCGCGCACTCGGTCTCGTGCAAATACGGCAGCAGTTCCCCGGCCATCCAGTTGGCCACCTTCTTGGCGTCCCCGGCATAAGCCTTTGCCGCACTTTCGAAGTATTCGGCAACGCCGAGATCACCGGCCATGAGCGCGGAATCATCGTCGGACAGGCCGTACTCCTCGCGGAACCGGGTCAGTTTTGCCGCAGGCAGTTCGGGCAGTTCGGAGCGCCACTTTTCGATCCACGCCTCCTCCAGCACCAGCGGCACAAGGTCCGGGTCCGGGAAATAGCGGTAATCGTGCGCCTCTTCCTTGCCGCGCATGGAAAAGGTGGCGTTTTTGGACTCGTTCCAGAGCCGGGTTTCCTGCACCACCTTGTCGCCGTCCTCGATCACGTCGATCTGGCGTTCCACCTCGTACTCGATGGCCTTTTGCACGTGCTTGAAGGAGTTGAGGTTCTTCAGCTCGGTGCGGGTACCGAACTCCTCCTGTCCGAACGGACGAACGGACACGTTGGCGTCGCAACGGAAGCTGCCCTCTTCCATGTTGCCGTCGCAGATGCCCAGATACAGAAGGATGGAGCGAAGTTCCTTGAGATAGGCCACGGCCTCTTCCGAGGAACGGATGTCCGGTTCGGACACGATCTCGATCAGGGGAACGCCTGTACGGTTCAGGTCCACGAAACTGGCGTTGTCCGCAGCGGAATGAATGTTCTTGCCCGCGTCCTCCTCCATGTGGATGCGCGTCAGGCCAACGGCCTTTTCCGCGCCGTTCACCTCGATGTCCACACGGCCGTGCTCGCAGATGGGCAGCTCGAACTGGGAAATCTGGTACCCCTTGGGAAGGTCGGGATAGAAGTAGTTCTTTCGGGCGAACACGGACTTGCGATTGATCTCGCAATTGGTGGCCAGTCCCATCTTCACGGCATATTCCACGGCGCGCTCGTTGAGCACGGGCAGCACACCAGGCATGCCCGAACACACCGGACACACGTTTTCATTGGGATCGTTGCCGAATTTGGTGGAACAGGAACAGAAAATCTTGGTCTCGGTCTTGAGCTGGGCATGGACTTCCAGACCGATAACGGTCTCGTACCGTGGCATGGGCGCTTCTCTCCTTGGCAATCTGCGGGAAAATTCGGGGCTACTTGGCGGTCGCGTACAATTCCGGATTCAGACTCGGATCATTGTACATCTTGAACTGGTAGTAGACCTTGGGCTTTTTCAGGCCCCGGGCATAGTCGTCGAGCAGTTCGAGGATGCCGCGCTCAAGGTCCGCATGCTGGCGAACCATGACGTCGCACTTGCTCTTGCAGGAGGCAATGTGCGCCTCATCCACATCGCGGCGCCGGGTCTGCTCTTCCATGTGGTACCGCTTGAGCGCCAGAATGGACAGGCGGTCGAGCGCGCTGCCGATGGTCTCGGTATTGTAGCGCTCCTCGCCGTTCTCGGGCAGCAGGGGCTGCACCATGCCGATGAGGCAGGCATCCACGCGCTCGATCAGATCGTTGCGCTTCTGATTGAACCTGTCGATCCGATGCTTGCAGTCCGCAATGATCTTCGCGTCCACGTCCTGACGACGGGCGCGATCCTCGACATGCCAGAGCTGGAAATTGACCCAATGCTGCCGGGCCACGAGCTCGCGGAATCCGGACAGACCGCCGAGGTCGTCCGCAGGTTCCTCGTCGTACACGGGTTCTCCGAAATGCCAGTCCGTTACCGAGCGCACCTGATGCGCCACGGCGTCCCGAACGGTTTCCTGTATCTTCTGAATGGTGATGTCAGCCATGTATCAATGCTTTCTTGCTTATGAGGAGAAACACGGTAGCCTTTGTCTTGATGTTGCTGGCAATGGGTTCCACCGCGTCGCCTTCCCCGATGTAGTAATCCAGTCTCGGCCCCTTGATGGCGGTGCCGGTGTCCTGAGCCAAACCGATGCCCGCAACCTTGCGGCGGCCGGACGGCTTGCCGTTCCTGGCCTCGGGAATCTCGGCCTCGAATGCGAGAAGACTGCCGAGCGGCAACAGTTCCCGGTCTGTAGCCAGCGAAACCATCGGCGTCAACGGCTTTCCGATCGCGCCCTCGGGCGGCGCATTGTCCAGACGGAAGAACACGTAGCTGCGATTTTCCGCCATGAGTTCATACATCCTCTCCGGATGCTTGGAGAAGTACTCCCGCACATGCTCTTTGGCAAGGCGGCTGCGCGGCAACAGCCCCTTTTTGTGCAGAATGCGGCCCAGACTGGTGAACGGCAACCCGTTCTTGCTGCCGTACAGCACGTTACGCGTGGTGCCGTCCGGCAGTCGCAGCCTGCCGCAGCCTTCGACCTGAAGATAGAACACGTCGATGGGATCGCGCGCCCAGGCAACTTCCAGCCCCTTGCCGTCCAGCACCTTGTCCACGTCCAGAGCGTGTCGATCGAAATAGGGAAGCACTCGACCGCCTTCCAGACGATAGTACCTGTTCCTGCCGCGCACCCTGCCCCGCCGGAGATCCGAAGGCACGCCGTACAAAGGGTATTCATACCCGGGGCGACGTTCCAGACTGGCCTCGATTTCCGGCGTGAAATACCCGGTCATCACCGGACGGCTCCTCATGCCGAACCACACGAACCGCTTGGCCAGCAGACCGGGATCGGCATCCAGATGCGGCAGCAGGTCCAGAAAATCCTGCAGGCTGGATGCCACCTGCGCCCAGGTCAGCACCATGCCGGGGCGAATCAGCGCAGGCTTGTTCCCCGGCATGTTCAGGGCATACTCCAGACTGCGCTGCACCGGGCTTTCCAAGTCCTTCCATGAATGAAGCCCCTGACTGCGCACGTCCGGGAAACAGCCGGGCAAGCCGTCCTTCCGGACCGGAAAGAACATGTCGCATTGGGGCAGATCCTCGGGCTCGGCAATCGGTTCCAGCGCAGGCAGCACGGCCTTGGTTTCCGGTTCCGGGACAGGCGCGGGCGCTTCCTGTGCCACGACATCACCCTGCGGCACGGCAAGAGGCGGGCACGCCGGATCGGCAACAGGCTCGGCTTTCCGGCCGGGAAGGACGCACCCGCAAAGCAGCACGCCCGCGCAAAGCAGACATGCGGCAAGGGGCCGGACAAACTGGCTCAGGTCGGTTCTCACGTATCAGGTCTCGATGGTTGAAGAATACTGCTTCTCCCCGACCAAATGTCCGGGGCAGCATGGCAGGTCAGCGAAAGCTATTCCCTGATTCCCGCGTCAAAATACTTGCCAACGCCGTACTCCCGCCTGCGGAAGAACTTTTCCGGGCTGGGACCGATTATCTGCAATTCGGGATGGCGGCGCTGCACGTCCAGAGCAATGTGCATTTCCTTGGTGCAGCCCGTGGAATAGGTGGCGTCCTTTCCGGTCCAGACCGGAGGCACCTTTTTTCCGAGCAGCCCGAAGCTCTTCTCAATATCGAAATAAGACTGAAAACGCCAGACGTTGATGTACCCGCTGCGCTGGACCTTTTCCCACATGAACATGAGGTCGTCGCCGTCCATGCCTTCCTCGAAATGCTCGGCCGGGTTGATGATGTAGGTGGCGTCGAGCTGTTCGCGCAGATGCGTGACAAAGGCGGTCATGATGCGGATGGCCATGTCGGTCTGTCCGGGCACGCTGCCGATGATGCCGGAATAGAACATGACGGTGTGGCCCTTGCGCTTGGCCTCGCGCATCTCGCCGATGATCTCGTCGGCCTTGCCCTCGATGTAGTCCTGACTGAACTTGTGCACCCAGCGCGCCCGCTCCCGGAAATGCAGGTGAAAATGGCCGTAGGGGTCGCGGAAGAAGCAGACGATGTCCCGGGTGAACTCGTGGCTGGCCTGAATCACGCGGTTGTAGATGCCCGCGCCCTTGGCCAGCACCAGATCGCACTCCTTCCATGCCCGGGCAAAGGTCACGGACATGCGGTACGGATTGAAACGCTCCCGGGAACCATCGGAAATGACCACGAAGGGATGCCGGTTTATCACGTCCAGCAACTGGTTCTTGGAAAGATTGTCGTCGCTCACGAAATAGGCATCCTTGAGCGCCTCGCCCAGCACGGGATCATGATACCGGTCCCAGAACACCGGATCGTCGAAATAGAAACCTTCCTTGAAGGCCATGACCACGCGGTGCCCGGTACGCAGCAGGGTCTTGACCACTTCGAGATCGAACATGAGTCCCCCCGCGCGGTTCGGCAGATACAGCACCCGCTTGGGCGTTTCGCCATGACGGCCCAGAGCTGCGGCCACGGAGGAAAACAGGCCGGGACTCGCCTTGATTTCCGCCTCCAGCCCACACTTCTCTATGGACTTCGGAGTGAACTGCTCGACCTTCCAGTGATCGGTCAGCGTGGAAAGCCGCATGAGCCGCTCGATTTCCAGCATGTCCATGCGGAAACGCAGATCATCAATGCGGCGGCAGGCCATGACCTCTTCGGGACAGCGATTGACCACCTTGTCAAAGGCCGGGGAATTGACCAGTTCCGATGCAATCCTGTTCAGCTCCATGCGCCGCTCGCGGTACGGGTCGTCCACGCCACTCTGACTCATGAAGATGGTCATGAGCCGCTTGAGCAACCGGGAGGGAATCACGATGGGCGAGGCCAGAGTCATGCGGAACTTGTGGCGGGCCAGAGCAATGAACCGCCGCGCCAGATAGCGGTCCTTGCAATACTCCTTTGCCAGCCTGACAAAGACCTTCCACTGTTCGGTGTATTCGTGAAGAAGCGGCCGGGGCAATCCCTGCTTGAGCAGCATCAGGAACATCCAGTCCGAACACGGGGCGTAGAATTCGCCCTCCCGAAGCGCCACCATGAAACGAATCTGTTCCGGCGAGGCGTTCTTTTCCGGATTGATGCTGTTCTCCAGATCGTTCTCGGTCATGAAATGCAGCAGCAGGCCATCCAGAAGCGCGTCCTTGCCGTAGGATATATCCAGCACCGAATCGTAATTGGATACGTAAGCCACACTATTTCTCCGTTATGAAACCCTTTTCGAGAAGCCGGTCGAAATACCTGTCCTGCCCGGTGTCCACCACCAGCAGGTCCGTGCCGCAGCCGCGCACCACGATCTCGTCCCCGGGCTGAAGGCGATGCGCCTCCTGTCCGTCCTCGGTGAGATTGACCGGGGAAGCCGTCTCCCGGATCGTGATCCGGCACTCCATGTCCGCAGGCATGACCAGCGGTTTGAGGCTGTTCAGGAACGGACAGACCGGGGTGACGCACAGGGCACGCAATCCCGGATGCACCAGAGGGCCGCCGGCGGACACGCCGTAGGCGGACGATCCCTTGGGCGTGGACACGATCAGTCCGTCCGCACGCAGGGACGCGGCAACACTGCCGCCGCACGCCACGTCCAGCCGGATGAGCCGGGCAAGCTCGCCCCGGCTGACCACCACGTCGTTCACGGCCCTGCCCTGACGCACGATCCGGCCCCGGCGCACCACGTCGTATTCCAGCACGATGCGGGGGGACACGTCGAATCCGTGATCCAGCGCATGCTCCAGCCATGCACGACACTCTTCCCGGCCCAGCTGGGCCAGAAATCCTACGTTGCCGAGGTTCACGCCCACCACGGGCACGCCAAGCGGGTTCATGCGCCGAGCCACGCCAATGTAGGTACCGTCGCCACCAAGGACCAGAATCAGGTTCAGTCCGCCATGTTCCTCGGCCTTGGACACGCAGGTCC
Above is a window of Pseudodesulfovibrio tunisiensis DNA encoding:
- the der gene encoding ribosome biogenesis GTPase Der, which codes for MLPIVALVGRPNVGKSTLFNRLLRKSVAITHDMAGVTRDRVFSECNMKGTVFGLVDTGGMVMESEATPELSKDFEDEIFEQAREAIEEAHAIVFVVDGKEGLNPLDQQAAEYVRRSGKPMLLLVNKVDGTEFAHEATADFHSFGLNLMPVSAAHGYNLNEVRDAVRKLVLDLGLPEDEEGERDQGLRLAMLGRPNAGKSSLVNRITGQNRVIVSDVAGTTRDTIDVTFEARGRRFTFVDTAGIRKRSNILEQLEKISVIRALKNSRRSDVTLLVIDAVLGVGRQDLRLIEFLAREKVPFMVAVNKIDQVPHAETQYVMDEFRRELRIVPHVPVVMTSATKGVGVGKILPLAETILEECQVRVGTGELNRTFELALQQHQPPVVKRRRPKFYYVTQADEEIPTFVFFVNDHTIVRESYVRYLENQIRKMCHIQYAPINVVLRSSHEKKEREVRRGISRIGKRGPGRDRKGGAKTRRHEQKWERDSKRRRKEKSEK
- a CDS encoding NAD(+)/NADH kinase, with the protein product MSRKLKKVLIVTKPDDHDATDFGAGLRAFLERRGVEVLLCEHRRGTCVSKAEEHGGLNLILVLGGDGTYIGVARRMNPLGVPVVGVNLGNVGFLAQLGREECRAWLEHALDHGFDVSPRIVLEYDVVRRGRIVRQGRAVNDVVVSRGELARLIRLDVACGGSVAASLRADGLIVSTPKGSSAYGVSAGGPLVHPGLRALCVTPVCPFLNSLKPLVMPADMECRITIRETASPVNLTEDGQEAHRLQPGDEIVVRGCGTDLLVVDTGQDRYFDRLLEKGFITEK
- the mtnA gene encoding S-methyl-5-thioribose-1-phosphate isomerase, translated to MTEHIQYSPDKDALILLDQRYLPNREDWFECRTTDDICFALVVMVVRGAPAIGVTAAYGCYLAGREVQGMGGDWKTNLEARLDQIEKARPTAVNLRWAVREMRRVWKEAGDVSLDELLTTWLERAKAVHAGDIAMCEAIGRFGGELIDDGDTVMTHCNAGALATAGYGTALGVIRGAIDQGKKVSVIANETRPFLQGARLTAYELHKDGIPVKVACDNACALLMKRGLVDKVVVGADRIAANGDAVNKIGTFGVAIIAKRFNVPFYVAAPVYTIDPETPTGDDVPIEDRDPREVTHIGDHRIPPEGVEVYNLAFDPTPNELITGIVTEKGVLYPPYDQAIRKLFEEE
- the gatB gene encoding Asp-tRNA(Asn)/Glu-tRNA(Gln) amidotransferase subunit GatB — encoded protein: MPRYETVIGLEVHAQLKTETKIFCSCSTKFGNDPNENVCPVCSGMPGVLPVLNERAVEYAVKMGLATNCEINRKSVFARKNYFYPDLPKGYQISQFELPICEHGRVDIEVNGAEKAVGLTRIHMEEDAGKNIHSAADNASFVDLNRTGVPLIEIVSEPDIRSSEEAVAYLKELRSILLYLGICDGNMEEGSFRCDANVSVRPFGQEEFGTRTELKNLNSFKHVQKAIEYEVERQIDVIEDGDKVVQETRLWNESKNATFSMRGKEEAHDYRYFPDPDLVPLVLEEAWIEKWRSELPELPAAKLTRFREEYGLSDDDSALMAGDLGVAEYFESAAKAYAGDAKKVANWMAGELLPYLHETECAACECKLVPEGLAKLVRLVDDDVISNKIGKKVFRDLCESGDDPEAHVKAKGMVQMSDTSALEAVVDEVLAENPDEVEAFRGGKKKLMSFFMGQIMRKTRGQANPGVVSQLINRKFS
- a CDS encoding DUF4254 domain-containing protein, whose amino-acid sequence is MADITIQKIQETVRDAVAHQVRSVTDWHFGEPVYDEEPADDLGGLSGFRELVARQHWVNFQLWHVEDRARRQDVDAKIIADCKHRIDRFNQKRNDLIERVDACLIGMVQPLLPENGEERYNTETIGSALDRLSILALKRYHMEEQTRRRDVDEAHIASCKSKCDVMVRQHADLERGILELLDDYARGLKKPKVYYQFKMYNDPSLNPELYATAK
- a CDS encoding ARMT1-like domain-containing protein — encoded protein: MAYVSNYDSVLDISYGKDALLDGLLLHFMTENDLENSINPEKNASPEQIRFMVALREGEFYAPCSDWMFLMLLKQGLPRPLLHEYTEQWKVFVRLAKEYCKDRYLARRFIALARHKFRMTLASPIVIPSRLLKRLMTIFMSQSGVDDPYRERRMELNRIASELVNSPAFDKVVNRCPEEVMACRRIDDLRFRMDMLEIERLMRLSTLTDHWKVEQFTPKSIEKCGLEAEIKASPGLFSSVAAALGRHGETPKRVLYLPNRAGGLMFDLEVVKTLLRTGHRVVMAFKEGFYFDDPVFWDRYHDPVLGEALKDAYFVSDDNLSKNQLLDVINRHPFVVISDGSRERFNPYRMSVTFARAWKECDLVLAKGAGIYNRVIQASHEFTRDIVCFFRDPYGHFHLHFRERARWVHKFSQDYIEGKADEIIGEMREAKRKGHTVMFYSGIIGSVPGQTDMAIRIMTAFVTHLREQLDATYIINPAEHFEEGMDGDDLMFMWEKVQRSGYINVWRFQSYFDIEKSFGLLGKKVPPVWTGKDATYSTGCTKEMHIALDVQRRHPELQIIGPSPEKFFRRREYGVGKYFDAGIRE
- a CDS encoding MltA domain-containing protein, with protein sequence MRTDLSQFVRPLAACLLCAGVLLCGCVLPGRKAEPVADPACPPLAVPQGDVVAQEAPAPVPEPETKAVLPALEPIAEPEDLPQCDMFFPVRKDGLPGCFPDVRSQGLHSWKDLESPVQRSLEYALNMPGNKPALIRPGMVLTWAQVASSLQDFLDLLPHLDADPGLLAKRFVWFGMRSRPVMTGYFTPEIEASLERRPGYEYPLYGVPSDLRRGRVRGRNRYYRLEGGRVLPYFDRHALDVDKVLDGKGLEVAWARDPIDVFYLQVEGCGRLRLPDGTTRNVLYGSKNGLPFTSLGRILHKKGLLPRSRLAKEHVREYFSKHPERMYELMAENRSYVFFRLDNAPPEGAIGKPLTPMVSLATDRELLPLGSLLAFEAEIPEARNGKPSGRRKVAGIGLAQDTGTAIKGPRLDYYIGEGDAVEPIASNIKTKATVFLLISKKALIHG